Proteins from a single region of Pseudomonas fulva:
- the zapE gene encoding cell division protein ZapE, translated as MNIHTRTPLEAYRLAVEQQGFVSDAAQQHAVEHLQRCYEALQRGDLPQGVYLWGPVGRGKTWLMDSFHGALQVPARRQHFHHFMGWVHRRLFELTGTAEPLQVLARELAAEIRVLCFDELFVSDIGDAMLLGRLFRSLFDEGVVLVATSNQPPEQLYAGGHNRERFLPAIDALLQHMQVVAVDGSQDHRQHPGQRRQRYWLRQAGQQSALPGLLEALRRAEPVSHQPLQVGHRQIEVHSHSEGVLHCSFAQLCEQPLATGEFILLCDRFKAIVLGDVPALSAQQRPARIARGTEDAAERVVAGDRQLPALSIHDNAVRRFIALVDECYDRRVPLYLEAAVPLDELYTEGYLAFAFRRTLSRLQEMQLERFG; from the coding sequence ATGAACATCCACACCCGCACGCCGCTCGAGGCGTACCGTCTGGCCGTCGAACAGCAGGGCTTCGTCAGTGATGCCGCCCAGCAGCATGCGGTCGAACACCTGCAGCGCTGCTACGAAGCCCTGCAGCGCGGTGACTTGCCCCAGGGCGTCTATCTCTGGGGCCCGGTCGGGCGCGGCAAGACCTGGCTGATGGACAGTTTCCATGGGGCGCTGCAGGTGCCCGCCCGGCGCCAGCATTTCCATCACTTCATGGGCTGGGTGCACCGCCGCCTGTTCGAACTGACCGGCACCGCCGAGCCCCTGCAGGTACTGGCCCGGGAACTGGCGGCGGAGATTCGCGTGCTGTGCTTCGACGAGCTGTTCGTCAGCGATATCGGCGACGCCATGCTGCTGGGGCGCCTGTTCCGCTCGCTGTTCGACGAGGGCGTGGTGCTGGTCGCCACCTCCAACCAGCCGCCGGAGCAGTTGTACGCCGGCGGCCATAACCGCGAGCGCTTCCTGCCTGCCATCGACGCCCTGCTGCAGCACATGCAGGTGGTGGCGGTGGACGGCAGCCAGGATCATCGCCAGCACCCCGGCCAACGGCGCCAGCGCTATTGGCTACGCCAGGCCGGCCAGCAGAGTGCCCTGCCCGGGCTGCTGGAAGCACTGCGCCGGGCTGAGCCCGTCAGCCACCAGCCGCTGCAGGTCGGCCACCGCCAGATTGAGGTGCACAGCCACAGCGAAGGGGTACTGCATTGCAGCTTCGCACAGCTTTGCGAGCAACCGCTGGCGACCGGGGAGTTCATCCTGCTCTGTGATCGCTTCAAGGCCATCGTGCTGGGCGACGTGCCGGCGCTCAGTGCGCAGCAGCGCCCGGCCAGGATCGCCCGCGGCACCGAAGACGCCGCCGAGCGGGTGGTGGCCGGCGACCGCCAGCTGCCGGCGCTGTCGATTCACGACAATGCCGTACGGCGCTTTATCGCCCTGGTGGACGAGTGCTACGACCGCCGCGTGCCGCTGTACCTGGAAGCCGCGGTGCCCCTGGACGAACTGTACACCGAGGGCTACCTGGCCTTCGCCTTCCGCCGCACCCTGAGCCGCCTGCAAGAGATGCAGCTGGAGCGGTTTGGCTGA
- a CDS encoding helix-turn-helix transcriptional regulator: MINQIRELRSQRGWSQAELGERLGVSRQTVNAIETGRYDPSLPLAFKIARLFERPIEAIFQAPEA, from the coding sequence GTGATCAACCAGATACGCGAGTTGCGCAGCCAGCGCGGCTGGTCCCAGGCCGAGCTGGGCGAACGCCTGGGCGTCTCCCGGCAGACGGTGAATGCCATCGAAACCGGCCGCTATGATCCCAGCCTGCCGTTGGCCTTCAAGATCGCTCGACTGTTCGAACGCCCTATCGAAGCCATCTTCCAGGCGCCCGAGGCATGA
- a CDS encoding patatin-like phospholipase family protein has translation MKQDASGNPATTGLILSGGGARAAYQVGVLSAIAELLPEEGAHNPFPVIVGTSAGAINAVSLACGALHFREAVKRLSSVWRSFHTHQVYRSDWPGVLRQASRFIGHSMLGLGKQVPVALLDSSPLAALLERELDFSGIAAAVRHRQLRAVAVTAFGYESAQAVTFYQGRAAIDPWFRHRRVGVPTRLALPHLLASTAIPLIFEPVKINREYFGDGAVRQMAPISPALHLGATKVLVVGVSGNPVGNQGGGAPVPVPGGVQPSLAQIAGHMLNSTFIDNVESDIELLERLNQLGRLVPAEQRSRTYGLTPVEVLVISPSQPLDVIAARHRREMPAALRLFLRGPGATRDGGGGVLSYLLFEPGYCSELIELGYQDAIAKKAQIQAFLGLTPAAVG, from the coding sequence ATGAAGCAGGACGCTAGCGGCAACCCGGCCACCACCGGGCTCATCCTTTCCGGCGGTGGTGCACGGGCCGCGTATCAGGTCGGCGTGCTCTCGGCGATCGCCGAGTTGCTGCCCGAGGAGGGGGCGCACAATCCCTTTCCGGTCATCGTCGGCACCTCGGCCGGGGCCATCAACGCCGTCAGCCTGGCCTGTGGCGCGCTGCATTTTCGCGAGGCGGTCAAGCGCCTGAGCAGCGTGTGGCGCAGCTTCCATACCCACCAGGTGTACCGCAGCGACTGGCCCGGGGTGCTGCGCCAGGCCAGCCGCTTCATCGGCCACAGCATGCTCGGCCTCGGCAAGCAGGTGCCGGTGGCGCTGCTCGACAGCTCGCCGCTGGCAGCGTTGCTCGAGCGTGAACTGGATTTTTCCGGCATCGCCGCCGCGGTTCGCCATCGCCAGTTGCGCGCCGTGGCGGTGACCGCGTTCGGCTACGAGTCGGCCCAGGCGGTGACCTTCTACCAGGGCCGCGCCGCCATCGATCCCTGGTTCCGCCATCGCCGGGTCGGCGTGCCGACGCGCCTGGCGCTGCCGCACCTGCTGGCCAGCACGGCGATTCCGCTGATCTTCGAGCCGGTGAAGATCAACCGCGAGTACTTTGGCGACGGCGCGGTACGGCAGATGGCGCCGATCAGCCCGGCCCTGCACCTGGGCGCGACCAAGGTGCTGGTGGTGGGCGTCAGCGGCAACCCGGTCGGCAACCAGGGCGGCGGGGCGCCCGTGCCGGTGCCCGGCGGTGTGCAGCCGAGCCTGGCGCAGATTGCCGGACACATGCTCAACAGCACCTTTATCGACAACGTGGAAAGCGATATCGAGCTGCTCGAGCGCCTCAACCAGCTCGGCCGCCTGGTGCCCGCCGAACAGCGCAGCCGCACCTATGGGCTCACCCCGGTGGAGGTGCTGGTGATTTCGCCGAGCCAGCCGCTGGACGTGATCGCCGCGCGCCATCGCCGGGAGATGCCAGCGGCGCTGCGCCTGTTCCTGCGCGGCCCCGGCGCGACCCGCGACGGCGGCGGCGGGGTGCTCAGCTACCTGTTGTTCGAGCCGGGTTATTGCAGCGAGCTGATCGAGCTGGGCTATCAGGACGCCATCGCCAAGAAGGCGCAGATCCAGGCGTTTCTCGGGCTGACGCCTGCTGCTGTGGGCTGA
- a CDS encoding acetyl-CoA C-acetyltransferase, producing MQEVVIVAATRTAIGSFQGALADVPATELGAAVIRRLLEQTGLDGAQVDEVILGHVLTAGVGQNSARQAAIKAGLPHGVPALTLNKVCGSGLKALHLGAQAIRCGDAEVIIAGGMENMSLAPYVLPKARTGLRMGHGQLVDTMISDGLWDAFNDYHMGITAENLVDKYAISREDQDAFAAASQQKAMAAIEAGRFADEITPILISQRKGEPVAFAIDEQPRAGTTADTLGKLKPAFRKEGSVTAGNASSLNDGAAAVLLMSAGKAQALGLPVLARIKAYANAGVDPAIMGIGPVSATRRSLEKAGWTLDELDLIEANEAFAAQALSVGKELGWDASKVNVNGGAIALGHPIGASGCRVLVTLLHEMLKRDAKKGLATLCIGGGQGVALLLERD from the coding sequence ATGCAAGAAGTCGTCATCGTCGCCGCCACCCGTACCGCCATCGGCAGCTTTCAAGGGGCGCTGGCGGACGTGCCGGCCACCGAGCTGGGCGCCGCGGTGATTCGCCGCCTGCTCGAGCAGACCGGCCTGGACGGCGCGCAGGTCGACGAAGTGATTCTCGGCCACGTGCTGACCGCCGGCGTCGGCCAGAACAGCGCGCGCCAGGCGGCGATCAAGGCCGGCCTGCCCCATGGGGTACCGGCGCTGACCCTCAACAAGGTCTGCGGCTCGGGCCTCAAGGCCCTGCACCTGGGCGCCCAGGCGATCCGCTGTGGCGATGCCGAGGTGATCATCGCCGGCGGCATGGAGAACATGAGCCTGGCGCCCTACGTGCTGCCCAAGGCGCGCACCGGGCTGCGCATGGGCCACGGGCAACTGGTCGATACGATGATCAGCGACGGCCTGTGGGACGCCTTCAACGACTACCACATGGGCATCACCGCCGAGAACCTGGTGGACAAGTACGCCATCAGCCGCGAAGACCAGGACGCCTTTGCCGCCGCTTCGCAGCAGAAGGCCATGGCCGCCATCGAAGCCGGCCGTTTCGCCGACGAAATCACCCCGATCCTGATCTCCCAGCGCAAGGGTGAGCCCGTCGCCTTCGCCATCGACGAGCAGCCCCGCGCCGGCACCACGGCCGACACCCTGGGCAAGCTCAAGCCGGCGTTCAGGAAGGAAGGCAGCGTGACGGCCGGCAATGCCTCGAGCCTCAACGACGGCGCCGCCGCGGTGCTGCTGATGAGCGCAGGCAAGGCCCAGGCGCTGGGCCTGCCGGTGCTGGCGCGTATCAAGGCCTATGCCAATGCCGGCGTCGACCCGGCGATCATGGGCATCGGCCCGGTATCGGCCACCCGCCGTAGCCTGGAGAAGGCCGGCTGGACGCTGGATGAGCTGGACCTGATCGAAGCCAACGAAGCCTTTGCCGCCCAGGCCCTGTCGGTGGGCAAGGAGCTGGGTTGGGATGCCAGCAAGGTCAACGTCAATGGCGGCGCCATCGCCCTTGGCCACCCGATTGGCGCGTCGGGCTGCCGGGTGCTGGTCACCCTGCTCCACGAGATGCTCAAGCGTGATGCCAAAAAGGGCCTGGCGACCCTGTGCATCGGCGGCGGCCAGGGTGTGGCGCTGCTGCTCGAGCGCGACTGA
- a CDS encoding LysR family transcriptional regulator: protein MDNLSGIAVFVQVANTCSFTDCARLLGISASAVGKSIARLEQRLGVRLLHRSTRSMTLTAEGQRFLERCRKVLCELEAAQLEISSAAATPSGRLRISLPRVGEWVMPVLIDFMQRYPQIELDIDLSNRMVDLFEEGFDAVIRTGTLQDSRLTARQLGHFRQRLVATADYLRQHGTPATPTELREHACLMHRFHASGKLERWPLQSPELENTLRPRAICNSIDSLLQIACAGQGIACLPDFMVDAAISDGRLQSILANHLSHSGALWLLWPNSKYALPKLRVFIDHMSSRLLAHSAI from the coding sequence ATGGATAATCTCAGCGGCATCGCCGTTTTCGTACAGGTCGCCAACACCTGCAGCTTTACCGACTGCGCCCGACTGCTCGGCATATCTGCTTCGGCGGTGGGTAAAAGCATCGCCCGCCTGGAGCAGCGCCTCGGTGTGCGCCTGCTGCATCGCAGCACCCGCAGCATGACCCTGACCGCCGAGGGCCAGCGCTTTCTGGAGCGCTGCCGCAAGGTGCTCTGCGAACTGGAGGCCGCCCAGCTGGAAATATCCAGTGCCGCCGCCACGCCCAGCGGACGCCTGCGTATCAGCCTGCCACGGGTGGGCGAATGGGTGATGCCGGTGCTGATCGACTTCATGCAGCGCTATCCGCAGATCGAGCTGGATATCGACCTCTCGAACCGCATGGTCGACCTCTTCGAGGAAGGCTTCGACGCGGTGATACGCACCGGCACCCTGCAGGACTCACGGCTGACCGCGCGCCAGCTCGGCCACTTCCGCCAGCGCCTGGTGGCCACTGCCGATTACCTGCGCCAGCACGGCACACCCGCCACGCCGACCGAACTGCGTGAGCACGCCTGCCTGATGCACCGTTTCCATGCCAGCGGCAAACTGGAACGCTGGCCCCTGCAAAGCCCCGAGCTGGAGAACACGCTCAGGCCGCGCGCCATCTGCAACAGCATCGACAGCCTGCTGCAGATCGCCTGCGCCGGTCAGGGCATCGCCTGCCTGCCGGACTTCATGGTCGATGCGGCGATAAGCGACGGCCGGCTGCAATCCATCCTGGCCAACCACCTGAGCCACAGCGGTGCGTTGTGGCTGCTCTGGCCCAACAGCAAATACGCGTTGCCGAAACTCAGGGTCTTTATCGATCACATGAGCAGTCGGCTGCTCGCTCACAGCGCCATATGA
- a CDS encoding GNAT family N-acetyltransferase, whose translation MQPRRIRPSDLDGFHALFSAVAAEGLFSTRPCAPPKAVIARALEKAEHNGWAVYVIEHDGRIIATAEAYPDSYCRPEGDPRVGILGMQVQAQWRRQGLGRVLLEALIGHCRQQGMERIELQVLKSNHGALALYGRYGFAWVADLPPCRLPAGHQDQAQRMRLDLT comes from the coding sequence ATGCAGCCACGCAGAATACGCCCGAGCGACCTCGATGGCTTTCACGCCCTGTTCAGTGCAGTGGCGGCGGAGGGACTGTTCTCCACCCGGCCCTGCGCGCCGCCCAAGGCGGTGATCGCCCGTGCCCTGGAGAAGGCCGAGCACAATGGCTGGGCGGTGTATGTGATCGAGCATGACGGCCGCATCATCGCCACGGCCGAAGCCTACCCGGACAGCTATTGCCGGCCTGAAGGCGACCCCAGGGTGGGGATTCTCGGCATGCAGGTGCAGGCGCAGTGGCGCCGGCAGGGGTTGGGCCGCGTGTTGCTGGAAGCGCTGATCGGCCATTGCCGGCAGCAGGGCATGGAGCGCATCGAGCTGCAGGTGCTCAAATCCAACCACGGGGCGCTGGCGTTGTATGGCCGCTACGGTTTTGCCTGGGTCGCCGACCTGCCGCCTTGCCGATTGCCTGCCGGGCATCAGGATCAGGCCCAGAGGATGCGCCTGGACCTGACGTAG
- a CDS encoding MFS transporter produces MQNDNSRLITDPVAGPATARLPLSGLLVLAAAGFITILTEALPAGLLPQLSTDLGVSQAMAGQMVTLYALGSLLAAIPLVMATRSWRRRPLLLIAIGGFALVNGVTALSSVYGVNLLARFFAGVFAGLLWALAAGLAARMVPPHLAGRAIAVAMLGAPLALSLGIPAGTWLGGVFGWRHTFALMSVLTLLLLAWGRFALADFPGQRGAAPLSLGRVFRLPGVRSVLLAILLYVLAHNLFYTYIAAYLSPSGLAAQVDRVLLVFGLAALAGIWLTSLLIDRRLRSLSLFSTALLAAACLLLGLCNTSAWLVYAGVAAWGLAFGGVPALFQTASMRAAGEEADVAQSMCVTAWNLGIAGGGIGGGLLLDGVGAQGLPWAAAGLALITLGVVYRARRYGFA; encoded by the coding sequence ATGCAGAACGACAATTCCAGGCTTATCACGGACCCGGTGGCTGGGCCCGCTACCGCGCGATTGCCGCTCAGCGGGCTGCTGGTGCTGGCCGCTGCGGGCTTCATCACCATTCTCACCGAGGCGTTGCCGGCTGGCCTGCTGCCGCAGTTGAGCACCGATCTTGGCGTCAGCCAGGCCATGGCCGGGCAGATGGTCACCCTGTATGCACTGGGCTCGCTGCTGGCTGCCATCCCCCTGGTGATGGCCACGCGCAGCTGGCGGCGGCGGCCGTTACTGCTGATCGCCATTGGCGGCTTTGCGCTGGTCAATGGTGTCACCGCGTTGTCGAGCGTCTACGGGGTGAATCTGCTCGCGCGGTTTTTTGCCGGCGTGTTTGCCGGGCTGTTGTGGGCACTGGCCGCCGGCCTGGCCGCACGCATGGTGCCGCCGCACCTGGCTGGTCGCGCCATTGCCGTGGCGATGCTCGGCGCGCCGCTGGCGCTGTCGTTGGGCATCCCGGCGGGCACCTGGTTGGGCGGGGTATTCGGGTGGCGCCATACCTTTGCGCTGATGAGCGTGCTGACCCTTCTGTTGCTGGCCTGGGGGCGCTTCGCCCTGGCAGATTTTCCGGGCCAGCGCGGCGCCGCACCACTGTCGCTGGGCCGGGTATTCAGGCTGCCGGGCGTGCGGTCGGTACTGCTGGCCATTCTGCTGTACGTACTGGCCCATAACCTGTTCTACACCTACATCGCCGCCTATCTCTCGCCATCGGGCTTGGCTGCACAGGTGGACCGGGTACTGCTGGTATTCGGCCTGGCCGCGCTGGCGGGCATCTGGCTGACCAGTCTTCTGATAGATCGCCGCCTACGTTCGCTCAGCCTGTTCAGCACCGCGCTGCTGGCCGCTGCCTGCCTGTTGCTCGGGCTCTGCAATACCTCGGCCTGGCTGGTGTATGCCGGCGTGGCGGCCTGGGGGCTGGCGTTCGGCGGCGTGCCGGCGTTGTTCCAAACGGCATCGATGCGCGCTGCCGGCGAGGAGGCCGATGTGGCGCAGTCGATGTGCGTGACCGCCTGGAATCTGGGCATCGCCGGTGGCGGTATCGGTGGCGGTTTGCTGCTCGACGGCGTGGGCGCGCAGGGGCTGCCCTGGGCGGCGGCCGGGCTGGCGCTGATCACCCTAGGCGTGGTTTATCGCGCACGTCGCTACGGCTTCGCCTGA
- a CDS encoding TetR/AcrR family transcriptional regulator, giving the protein MAQMGRPRTFDRQAALVQAMHLFWEHGYEATSLSQLKAAIAGGISAPSFYAAFGSKEALYNEVMALYMATHGRVTESLFDDQLPAREAVELALRRSARMQCEVGHPRGCMVALGVIGVCTPPQGLTLPGENRQRTREGIRACVERAIAAGELAGDTDVTALTAAFDSFLLGLSTLARDGIEHAAMDKAVTQVMKLWDGCRR; this is encoded by the coding sequence ATGGCACAGATGGGGCGCCCACGCACATTCGATCGGCAAGCGGCACTGGTGCAGGCGATGCACCTGTTCTGGGAGCACGGCTACGAAGCCACCTCCCTGAGCCAGCTCAAGGCCGCCATCGCTGGCGGCATTTCCGCGCCGAGTTTCTACGCCGCGTTCGGCTCCAAGGAGGCGCTCTACAACGAAGTCATGGCGCTTTACATGGCGACCCACGGGCGGGTAACCGAGAGCCTGTTCGACGATCAGCTACCGGCCCGCGAGGCCGTCGAGCTGGCGCTGCGGCGCTCGGCCAGGATGCAGTGTGAAGTCGGCCATCCGCGTGGCTGCATGGTGGCGCTCGGGGTGATCGGCGTGTGCACGCCGCCACAGGGGCTGACGCTGCCGGGTGAAAACCGCCAGCGCACGCGAGAGGGGATTCGGGCCTGCGTCGAGCGGGCAATCGCCGCCGGCGAGCTGGCCGGCGATACCGACGTCACGGCGCTGACCGCGGCGTTCGATAGCTTCCTGCTCGGGCTCTCGACCCTGGCGCGCGACGGCATCGAGCATGCCGCGATGGATAAGGCGGTCACTCAGGTCATGAAGCTCTGGGACGGCTGCCGCCGCTAG
- a CDS encoding sulfite exporter TauE/SafE family protein — MDFGGLGFVVAGLVVGFIVGMTGVGGGSLMTPILLWFGISPAAAVGTDLLYAAITKAGGVFVHQRNRNIDWSVTAWLAAGSVPAALLTLLALTLMPGDQHATNQLIKHSLGIVLLLTATAILFKKQLFAFASRHAGDGFHFSPGRLNALTVVVGLVLGFMVTLTSIGAGALGTVALFLLYPLMATRRLVGTEIAHAVPLTLVAGLGHAGLGNLDWGVLGYLLLGSLPGIFFGSHLSGRVSDNVLRPFLAIMLMVIGYKLAF; from the coding sequence ATGGATTTTGGCGGTTTGGGCTTCGTTGTCGCGGGGCTGGTGGTTGGCTTTATCGTGGGCATGACGGGCGTGGGCGGCGGTTCGCTGATGACGCCCATCCTGCTGTGGTTCGGCATCAGCCCTGCGGCGGCGGTGGGCACCGACCTGCTGTATGCGGCGATCACCAAGGCTGGCGGGGTGTTCGTCCACCAGCGCAACCGCAATATTGACTGGTCGGTGACCGCCTGGCTGGCCGCCGGCAGCGTGCCGGCGGCCCTGCTGACCCTGCTGGCGCTGACCCTGATGCCAGGCGATCAGCACGCCACCAATCAATTGATCAAGCATTCGCTGGGCATCGTGCTGCTGCTCACCGCCACGGCGATCCTGTTCAAGAAACAGCTGTTCGCCTTCGCCAGCCGCCATGCCGGGGACGGTTTCCACTTCAGCCCCGGACGCCTCAATGCGCTGACCGTGGTGGTCGGCCTGGTGCTGGGTTTCATGGTCACCCTGACCTCCATCGGTGCCGGCGCCCTCGGTACCGTGGCGCTGTTCCTGCTCTATCCGCTGATGGCCACGCGCCGCCTGGTGGGCACCGAGATCGCCCACGCCGTGCCCCTGACCCTGGTGGCCGGCCTGGGCCATGCCGGGCTCGGCAACCTGGACTGGGGAGTGCTGGGCTACCTGCTGCTGGGCTCGTTGCCGGGCATCTTCTTCGGCAGCCACCTGTCGGGGCGTGTGTCCGACAACGTGCTGCGTCCGTTCCTGGCGATCATGCTGATGGTGATCGGCTACAAACTGGCGTTCTGA
- a CDS encoding ABC transporter ATP-binding protein, whose translation MTHALSLTTALDKPQLPGVAPHADTHVTIRGLSKAFAGQPLYTDLDLDLPRGKIVSTFGPNGCGKSTLMNMIAGLLPMDKGEILFDGKTLAQTRIGYVFQNYRDALFPWMTARANIAYPLVRQGMAKADVKTRIDELTQMFDIRFDLDRYPYELSGGQQQTVCIMRALAPRPEVMFLDEPFSALDFEMTLFIRDKLQEVQLATGVTMLIVSHDLEDAVFLADEILLLTRRPTRVAEIVPFDLPRPRGAEIMSHPEFVRVKAHTLEVFRREMAL comes from the coding sequence ATGACGCACGCGCTTTCCCTCACCACAGCCCTCGACAAGCCACAGTTACCCGGCGTTGCACCGCACGCCGACACCCATGTCACCATTCGCGGCCTGAGCAAGGCCTTTGCCGGCCAGCCGCTGTACACCGACCTGGACCTCGACCTGCCCCGTGGCAAGATCGTCTCGACCTTCGGGCCCAACGGTTGCGGCAAGTCGACCCTGATGAACATGATCGCCGGGCTGCTGCCGATGGATAAGGGCGAGATCCTGTTCGATGGCAAGACGCTCGCCCAGACCAGGATCGGCTACGTGTTCCAGAACTACCGCGATGCGCTGTTCCCGTGGATGACGGCCCGCGCCAACATCGCCTACCCCCTGGTGCGTCAGGGCATGGCCAAGGCGGATGTGAAGACGCGGATCGATGAGCTGACGCAGATGTTCGACATCCGCTTCGATCTGGATCGTTATCCCTATGAGCTTTCGGGCGGCCAGCAGCAGACCGTGTGCATCATGCGGGCGCTGGCGCCGCGTCCGGAGGTGATGTTCCTCGACGAGCCGTTTTCCGCGCTGGACTTCGAGATGACCTTGTTCATCCGCGACAAATTGCAGGAAGTGCAGCTGGCCACCGGCGTCACCATGCTGATCGTGTCTCACGACCTGGAAGACGCGGTATTCCTGGCCGACGAGATTCTGCTGCTGACCCGGCGCCCCACCCGGGTAGCCGAAATCGTCCCCTTCGATCTGCCCCGGCCTCGGGGCGCGGAGATCATGAGCCACCCGGAGTTCGTGCGGGTCAAGGCCCATACGCTGGAGGTGTTCAGGCGGGAGATGGCGCTCTGA
- a CDS encoding GntR family transcriptional regulator: MAAKTATSKQVEVQRIVDVLFKAIAQHRLPPGTRLIEAQIVETLQANRNHVQAALQRLALQRVVTIEPNRGAMVAQPSAKEAREIFAARRAIERAIVESITPAIMHKQRQRVATHMSNERKATSATDRRAIVRELSEFHLMLGEISGNSVLSEILANLMVRSSLIVALYQRNDVPSCASDEHQQIITALEKGDHERAAAVMLEHLGELEAQLDLDDQAAPEINLRQALAGL; the protein is encoded by the coding sequence ATGGCCGCCAAGACCGCCACCAGCAAGCAAGTCGAAGTGCAGCGCATCGTCGATGTGCTGTTCAAGGCCATCGCCCAGCATCGCTTGCCACCGGGAACGCGGCTGATCGAAGCGCAGATCGTCGAGACCCTGCAGGCCAACCGCAACCACGTCCAGGCGGCGCTGCAGCGGCTGGCCCTGCAGCGGGTCGTGACCATCGAGCCGAACCGTGGCGCCATGGTCGCTCAGCCCAGTGCCAAGGAAGCGCGGGAGATATTCGCGGCGAGGCGCGCCATCGAGCGGGCGATCGTCGAAAGCATCACGCCGGCGATCATGCACAAGCAGCGCCAGCGGGTGGCCACCCACATGAGCAACGAGCGCAAGGCCACCAGCGCTACCGATCGCCGCGCCATCGTCCGTGAGTTGAGCGAGTTTCACCTGATGCTCGGCGAGATCAGCGGCAACTCGGTGCTCAGTGAGATCCTCGCCAACCTGATGGTGCGCAGCTCACTGATCGTCGCCCTCTACCAGCGCAACGACGTGCCGTCCTGCGCCTCCGACGAGCATCAGCAAATCATCACCGCCCTGGAGAAGGGCGACCACGAGCGGGCCGCGGCGGTGATGCTCGAGCACCTGGGCGAGCTCGAAGCCCAGTTGGACCTGGATGACCAGGCCGCGCCCGAGATCAACCTGCGCCAGGCCCTGGCGGGGCTGTAA
- a CDS encoding DUF2218 domain-containing protein: protein MPESRATVTTEQGQRCLTRLCRHWSHKFQVSFDEQRGEIVFDPARLTLTRFEGGLTAVIDAPDAATLDRLEPVVADHMQRMVADQTLQIDWQR, encoded by the coding sequence ATGCCTGAATCCCGAGCAACGGTCACCACCGAACAGGGGCAGCGCTGCCTGACCCGCCTGTGCCGGCACTGGAGCCACAAATTCCAGGTGAGCTTCGACGAGCAGCGTGGCGAGATCGTCTTCGACCCGGCGCGTCTTACCCTGACCCGTTTCGAAGGTGGCCTGACGGCGGTCATCGACGCGCCGGACGCCGCCACCCTCGATCGCCTCGAACCGGTGGTGGCCGACCACATGCAACGCATGGTGGCCGACCAAACCCTGCAGATCGACTGGCAACGCTGA
- a CDS encoding lipid A biosynthesis lauroyl acyltransferase: MDRPVFRRTFLHPRFWPLWAGLGLLWLTVQLPYGALLRLGRGLGWLMYHLAGSRRRIATRNLELCFPHMPADKRERLLKENFASTGIAFFEMAMSWWWPRHKLARLAHIEGIEHLQQAQAQGQGVILMAVHFTTLEIGAALLGQVHTIDGMYREHGNPVFDFVQRRGRERHNLDATAIEREDVRAMIKVLRAGRAIWYAPDQDYGRKQSLFAPLFGIQAATVTATTKFARLGRAIVLPFTQMRLPDGGGYRLTIHPPLTDFPGENEEADCLRVNQWVEQAIVTCPEQYLWAHRRFKTRPEGEPKLY, translated from the coding sequence ATGGATCGTCCCGTCTTTCGCCGCACCTTTCTTCACCCGCGGTTCTGGCCGCTGTGGGCCGGCCTCGGCCTGCTCTGGCTGACCGTGCAGTTGCCTTACGGTGCGCTGCTGCGCCTGGGCCGTGGCCTGGGCTGGCTGATGTATCACCTGGCCGGCTCGCGCCGGCGCATCGCCACGCGCAACCTGGAACTGTGCTTCCCGCACATGCCGGCAGACAAGCGCGAGCGTCTGCTCAAGGAGAATTTCGCTTCGACCGGCATCGCCTTCTTTGAGATGGCCATGAGCTGGTGGTGGCCGCGCCACAAGCTGGCGCGCCTGGCCCATATCGAGGGCATCGAGCACCTGCAGCAGGCTCAGGCACAGGGGCAGGGGGTGATTCTCATGGCCGTGCACTTCACCACCCTGGAGATCGGCGCCGCCTTGCTCGGCCAGGTGCACACCATCGACGGCATGTACCGCGAGCATGGCAACCCGGTGTTCGACTTCGTGCAGCGCCGCGGCCGTGAACGCCATAACCTGGACGCCACCGCCATCGAGCGCGAGGACGTGCGCGCGATGATCAAGGTGCTGCGCGCCGGCCGGGCGATCTGGTACGCGCCGGACCAGGACTACGGTCGCAAGCAGAGCCTGTTCGCGCCGCTGTTCGGCATCCAGGCGGCGACCGTCACGGCGACCACCAAGTTCGCGCGCCTGGGGCGTGCCATCGTGCTGCCGTTCACCCAGATGCGCCTGCCCGATGGTGGCGGCTATCGGTTGACCATCCACCCGCCGCTGACCGATTTCCCGGGTGAGAACGAAGAGGCCGATTGCCTGCGGGTCAACCAGTGGGTCGAGCAGGCCATCGTCACCTGCCCCGAGCAGTACCTGTGGGCGCACCGGCGCTTCAAGACCCGCCCGGAAGGCGAGCCTAAACTCTACTGA